Within Sorangiineae bacterium MSr11367, the genomic segment CGCGCGCCACCGACGCGATGCAAAGTACCGTGACGACGACCGTCACGGGGCCGGGCGTTCGCGCGAAGATGAAGAGCCGCGCGGAATCGACCCTCCATTACGTCGATTCGGCCGCCTCGCGCAAGACGGACGGGACGACGAACCTCGGTTTTCAGATGTTCGAGAATTCGTTCGCCAACGACCCGAACGCGCGGCGCATCGTGGACATGCTCGACCGGGACGCGAAAGCGCACCCTCCGCACTCCCGGGACAGCGGCGGGAAGGGCCTGGTGAAAACGAGCTCGCTGGTGGAGCCCACCGACGCAGGCCTGGTGACCGGGACGTGCCTGTCGCTGACCACGGATTGTGCAACGAGCCTCATTGCCCTCGTGGGCGATGGCATCGACCTCGTCGTCAAGTGCGCCAAGATGGGCCAGGACGGCCTTCTGCTGCTCACGTGCTCCGGCTCGGGCAGTTGCGCATCGAGCGGCGATTCATCGATTTCGTCCGATGCCCAATCCTGCGCGGAGCAGGCCCGCAAAGCCGTCACGTCGACGGAGGACGCGGTGAAGTCGTGCACGACGTCGTGCGGGGGATCGGATGGCGGGACGGGCAGCTCGGGCGGGGGAGGAAACTCGTCGGGCGGCGGTGGGAATCCCCAAGGCGGTAGCGGCAGCGACGGTGGTGGCGGGAGCAGTGGTGGCGGGTCGGGAGGGGGCAACGGCAATGGCGGTGGGGGCGGCAATGGCGGCGGTGGTGGGGGCGGCACGAGCAACGACGCGGTCGCCCGGGCACGCGAATGGGTCGATGCCGAAATGCCCTATTGCCAAAGCGCCAAAGGCAAGCCCGATATGGCCTGCGGTGGAAGTTGCCCGCGCACCGGTGCCGCCGATCGCGTGGATTGGAACGACTACCGCTCCGACTGCTCCGGGCTCATTTCGTATGCGTGGGGATTGCCCGCACCCGGCCGTGTCACTTGGGAATTCGCGCCGAAGGATACGAGTGTGAGCGAGGTCGTCGCGCCCGATCAGATTCAACCGGGTGATGCGCTCAACAAAGTTCCCGATGGTCATATCATCCTGTTTGCCGGCTGGAACGACAAGGCGACGGGGGAGGCCCGCATCATCGAGGAAGCCGATTGCGGGCGGGTGGCCGAGGATCACCCCACCACGCTGACGGTGCGCGGTAGCTCGTTCCTGCGCAACGGCGTGGAGTACGTGCCCATTCGGCATCGCTGACGAGAGCTCATCCCCCGTCGAGGGCACCTCCGTGTGGCACGATCTGTTGCGTGCGCGCAGGAGTCAGCCAAATGGACGACTCCCGCCCGCACCAATTCGGACGCACGCTCTCGAGTGCATCGCGGGCATGCTTCACGGGGGGAGTCGCAGTTTGGGCCGATCCTTTCCCAGTGAGGGCATACCTCCGCCCGCCGTGCGGCGAAAGGATTGGATGGACTCATGAAAATTGGAATGCTGTTCTTGGCCTCTTCGGTCTCCGTACTTGCTGCTTGCGCTGGCGCCGACGACTCCACGTTGGAAGATGTCGATTCGACGGGTACGGAGGAGCAGGCCCTCAGGGTCGCGGATCACCCGGACTTCGTGCGCAAGATGCGCGACCGGGAGCACTACGTGGTGAACCGCGAGCTCGCGACGACCGAGAGCATCTGCGGCGTGGATGACAAGCAGTACGTCAACTCGTACAACGGGGCGCTCGGCGTGAGTCAAGCCTTCGTGGCCGCCCGCAAAAGGCCGGTCGGCGCGATGGAGACGTCGCCCACCAGCGGGAAGTACTGCACGGGCACGCTGATCTCCTCCAACCTGTTCCTCACCGCGGGCCACTGCGTCGACAGTTCGACGGTGGGCGACTACGTGTCGTTCAATTACGAATACAACGCCGCGGGGACGGCGACGCTGCCGCAAAGCCATTATCAGATTACCGCCATCGTCGAAGACGCCCTCGGCAGCGTCGACTACGCGATCGTCCGCCTCGCAGGCACGCCGGGCAGCACCTGGGGTACGACCGCGCCGCTCGTCTCCGACCCGGCGGCCGGTGCGACGTTGGCCATCATCCAGCACCCGAGCGGCGACCGCAAGCAGATCGAGGCGGGCACCCGTTTGGGCCTCAGTGGCAACTACATGACCTACGGCAATATCGACACCGAGCCGGGGAGCTCCGGATCGGGCATCCTGAATGCCAATGGTCGCCTCGTGGGCGTGCACACGAACGGCGGCTGCACGTCGAGCGGTGGCTCGAACAGCGGCGTGCGCATGACGCGGATCTCCGCCGTGTCCGCGGTGCTGTAAAACGGAAAAACCCCGCGCGGACCGAGATGTTCGCGCGGGGTTTCTTTTCTGGAAAGCGCTTTAGCGAATCAATTGCATCTTCGCAGGCCTTGTTGCGACGGGTTGGCATCGAAGGCATCGGGGGTTTTGAGATCCACGCCGGGGACCCATCCCCAATTGCCATTGTCGTCGCCGAGGGTGTGGTACCAGGTGGTGTTGCCGCCGGCGTGGCGCTCGCCGGTGCCCCAGCAATCGAACCAGCTGTAGGCGGTGCGCACGTGGTTCACCACGCTGCTCGAATAATTCGCGGCCGAATGCATCGCGGCCCCGGCGGTGTTGGTGCAATAGAGTTTGCCGTCGTCGTGCACGGAGCAATCGGAGGCCGAGCCACCGCATTGCTTTAGGCCGTGCGCGCTGGGATTGGCGTCGAACGAATCCGGCGTGCTCAAGTCGACACCGGGGACCCATCCCCAATTGCCGTTGTCGTCACCGAGGGTGTGGTACCAGGTGGTGTTGCCTCCGGCGTGGCGCTCGCCGGTACCCCAGCAATCGAACCAGCTGTACGAGGTGCGCACGTGGTTGACGACGCTGCTTCCGTAGTTGGCGGCCGAGTGCATCGCCGCGCCCGCGGTGTTCTTGCAATAGAGCTTTCCGTCACCTTGCACGTCGCAGTTGCCCGACGAAGGCGGAGGGGAACCACCGCCGTCGCACTGGCGGAGGCCGTGGGCGCTCGGGTTGGCGTCGAAGGCATCGGGGGTGTTGAGGTTCACGCCGGGAACCCATCCCCAATTGCGATTGTCGTCACCCATGGTGTGGTACCAGGTGGTGTTGCCGCCGGTGTGGCGTTCGCCGGTGCCCCAGCAATCGAACCAGCTGTACGAGGAGCGCAGGTGATTCACGACGCTGCTTCCGTAGTTCGCGGCCGAGTGCATGTCGGCGCCCGGGGTGTTCTTGCAATAGAGCTTGCCGTCGCCGTGCACCGAGCAATCACTCGGCGGAGGGCCTCCGGGCGGGGGATCCGTGGGGTTGCCGCCGCCCGATCCCGCCCACTGCCCGAAGTCGTTCGCGACGGCATGATTGAGATCGCAGCAGCCGCCGCTGCCCGCGGCCGTAATACCGTTTTGCACCTGCCGGAGTTGCGCGCGCCCATCCCAATTGCCGCCGGACCACGCGTAGGTTTGCCACCCGTAGCCGATTTTGCCCGCGTCGAAGAGGCGTCGGATGACGTGGTAGCCGGCATACGCGCCGGTTCGTTGTCGACCGATGACCGAGGCGACACCATCGAAGTAGGCGTTGATGGTACCTTGCTGATCTTCGCGCGCGTCGAAGTCGACACCGAAGTAAATCGGCCGGCCTGCGGGCATGCCGAGCGCGTTGGCCTGACGGATGGCTTCGTTCGCCTGGGTGACGCCGCCGTTGTAGCCGTCGAGGGCATCGTGTGCGCTGTACTCCCAAACGAGCACGATATCGACGCCGGCGTTGCGGAGTTGTGACGCTTCGCCCCCCGAGAGAACTTTCGAATTGGGCAGCCAGCTCAAATAGCGAGCCGCAAAGGTGTACCCCTCCGCGCGAAGCCGCGAGGGCGACGGCCGTGCAAAGGAGTAATCGACGCCCTTTTGCACGATCTGAACGCCGTCGCTGGTGACCCCAAGGTCGTCATCCTCGTTGCCACCATCGCTCGCCGCGCAGCCTCCCACGACACACGCCGTGAGGAACAACAAGCAGAATCCAAAGAGAAGGTGAATCGGACGTCTTTGCATGATTCGATTCCTCGTTTGATCGGGAAACGGTTTCGAAAGACAAGAGCGCTCGATCGCCATGCCATGAGCCGGCGCATATCGAGGATCCAAGCAAAAGAACTGGTCGTCCCCCGGCGCCGCACTACCGAATCATGAACACCACACCAATGTAGGTTATGGTACTGAATCTACCGTCACGAACGTTATTGGAAGCCAGATTTGCTTATCACGTCGATCGGTCGAGTCCAGCGGGAAATCATTCTTCCCTCCGAGATTCTCGGCGCGCCAGTGTCAAATTCGATGCGTGACGCAATTTGAATCACGTGTATGCGCCATCATGGCGCACTCGCGTACTCCATCCGCGACCCCACGCGAAACGCGATACATCGCGAGGTGCACGAAACGGAGTTCACCACCTCGTGGACGGCCGGTCTCATCGTGTCTCGACCTTTCGAGCACGTACGATCGCGTAGGGGACGATGGGCCGACCTTCTCGGGAAAAATCTTCCAGGGAGTGCGCTACGGCACGAGGGCTTGCCGATTCGCGAGATCTATTTTGAATATGAATATTTGTAGCCTCATTTGCCGTGGAAGGTAGGTGCAGCTGTCGGGACGCCGTGTCCCAGGGCGTGATAGGTCCAGTGAATTCTCTAGAGAATGCGGCACGGGAAACCTTCACCGGGACGATGGCGGCCCGGCTCGGGTTTACGCATGTCGAAGTGGTGGGGACGCCCGTCGGAAGTCCGGGCGCCTATGAAAAGGTGGAGGTCATTTTCAGATGAGCGCGGACGATGACGAGAAGCTGGTTCAAGCACTACGGGAGCGCGAACGTCAGGGGGCCACGCTCCTCGAGTTGGTGGACCTCGTGCACGAATGGTACTTCGTACCGAAGTACAATCGAGGTATTCTGATGATGCCGTTCAATAATGCGTTTGGACTGGGGCCGCTTGACTTCAGCAAGGTGATCTTCGCGTGCCAGATCTTCGGCAACGGTGCCTCGGTTGGGATCAACGAGACGGAGGTTCTCTTCAAAAAGAGGCTCGAGGAGATTCGCCGCGGATAGAGGCGCTCGTAACGGAGGGGGCCCGATTCGAGGGGTAGAGGGCGCGGCTGAGCTCTGGGCTCGACGTTGCGCAGGAGGCTGCGGTTGCGGGATGAGGTGCAGGGCTCCCCGGGCGGTTGCGTGGGCAAGAGGCCCACTAAAGTTTTGCACCCAAACGGCCTCCAGGTGATGCTGTGCCATGGCCAATTTTGGTGACGTCGCGAGCATCTTTGGCACCATCCACGAGGACTTTGCCTTCAAGCTCACTGTCACCGATGTCGACGAAGCTTTGCTCCGCGTCGCCTCGTTTCGCGCCGTCGAAGAGCTCTCGGCTCCCTTTCGATACACCGTCGTCGTAGGGACCGATCCCGAGTCCACGTCGAAGCTCGAAGAGGCGCTGGGCCGCGATGCGACCTTCGTCGTCGAGCGCGAAGGAAAGCCGGTGCGCCGCGTCCACGGGATCGTCACCGACGTGAGCCCGGATGGCGCATTCATCGGCCAATCGCAGGCGCGCGTGGTCCTCACCCTCGAGCCTCGGCTGGCAAACCTGCGCTACAGCGGCGGATTCCGCATCTTCCAGGAAAAAGCCGTGCACGAAATCGTGGGCGAGCTCTGTCAGGCGGAGCAGATCGAGTGCCTCTGGTACGTCCATCCGGTGCCGCAAAAACGCGACTATTGCACGCAGCTCGACGAGAGTGATCTCGAGTTCATCACCCGCATCGCCAGCGAAGAAGGGATGCACTATTTCTTTCAGCACGACGAGCAGAAGACCAAAGTCGTATTCGTCAACGAGCCAAAGGGATATCCGGAGATCGAACCGGATCTCTCCATCACCTTCAACGAGACGCAGGGCGCGGTCGCCGACGAGCATGTGCGCAACATCCAGCGCGGGCAGCGGGTGCGTGTCGGAGCATTCGAGCATCGCGATTACGACTTTCTCGAGCCCGGCAAGGCCCTGGTGGCGCGCGCCGAAACGAAGGGCCAAGAGACCACGGCCAATTCGCACCGGCGCGAGTGGCGGGATTACCCGGGTCGGTTCACCGACAAAGACGGCCCGGGCAAATCGCTCGCGGAACTGCGGCTCGACGAGGCCCGTTCCGACGCGGCCATCGTCACCGGTACGGCCTTTTCACCGCGGCTCGTGGCGGGGGGCACGTTCAGCGTATCGGGGCATCGCGACGACGGATTCAATCGGGCTTTGCTCCTGACCCGTGTGGAGTTCGACGGCGCGGTTCAAGGTGCTTTGCGCGAAGCCGTGAGCTCGCGCGGATCGATCGGGGTCACATCCTTCATCGCCGTCCCTGCGGAGATGCCCATTCATCCGCAACGCGTGGAAAAGCCCCCGAGCCGCTTGCAGAGTGCACGCGTCGTCGGGCCCAAAGATGGAGAGCCGTTCGTCGATGAACATGGCCGGGTGAAAGTGCAGTTCTTTTGGGATCGAGATGGCCAGTTCAACGAAAAGAGCTCCTGCTGGGTGCGGATGATGACGCCCGTTGCGCATGCGGACGAAGGCTTTTGGCAGGCGCACAAAGTCGGCTCGGAGGTGGTCGTCGGGTTCATCGACGACGACATCGACCGGCCCATGATCCTGGGCGCCGTCTACAACGCCGCGCAGCCGCAGACGTATCCGTTGCCGGGCCAGGTTGCCAAAAGCGTGTGGCGCACCAATAGCATCCCGGGCAACAAAGGATTCAACGAGATTACGCACGACAACTCGGCAGGGAAGGAACAAATCTTCGTTCATGCCCAGCGTGATCTCAAAGAAATCGTAGGGCACAATCACAATACCGCCGTCGCCGCGAATCAGAGCAATTCCGTGGGCGCGCACCAATCCGTGTCCGTGGGCGCCGCGCGCGAAGTCACGGTGGGAGCCAACGAGACGACGAAGATCATCGGCCATCGGAAGGAGACCGTCGACACCGGCGAAGACGTGACGGTGACCGGCAATCGTGATCATACGGTGAAAGACGGCGACGACCATT encodes:
- a CDS encoding trypsin-like peptidase domain-containing protein, translated to MKIGMLFLASSVSVLAACAGADDSTLEDVDSTGTEEQALRVADHPDFVRKMRDREHYVVNRELATTESICGVDDKQYVNSYNGALGVSQAFVAARKRPVGAMETSPTSGKYCTGTLISSNLFLTAGHCVDSSTVGDYVSFNYEYNAAGTATLPQSHYQITAIVEDALGSVDYAIVRLAGTPGSTWGTTAPLVSDPAAGATLAIIQHPSGDRKQIEAGTRLGLSGNYMTYGNIDTEPGSSGSGILNANGRLVGVHTNGGCTSSGGSNSGVRMTRISAVSAVL
- a CDS encoding DUF1906 domain-containing protein, which produces MQRRPIHLLFGFCLLFLTACVVGGCAASDGGNEDDDLGVTSDGVQIVQKGVDYSFARPSPSRLRAEGYTFAARYLSWLPNSKVLSGGEASQLRNAGVDIVLVWEYSAHDALDGYNGGVTQANEAIRQANALGMPAGRPIYFGVDFDAREDQQGTINAYFDGVASVIGRQRTGAYAGYHVIRRLFDAGKIGYGWQTYAWSGGNWDGRAQLRQVQNGITAAGSGGCCDLNHAVANDFGQWAGSGGGNPTDPPPGGPPPSDCSVHGDGKLYCKNTPGADMHSAANYGSSVVNHLRSSYSWFDCWGTGERHTGGNTTWYHTMGDDNRNWGWVPGVNLNTPDAFDANPSAHGLRQCDGGGSPPPSSGNCDVQGDGKLYCKNTAGAAMHSAANYGSSVVNHVRTSYSWFDCWGTGERHAGGNTTWYHTLGDDNGNWGWVPGVDLSTPDSFDANPSAHGLKQCGGSASDCSVHDDGKLYCTNTAGAAMHSAANYSSSVVNHVRTAYSWFDCWGTGERHAGGNTTWYHTLGDDNGNWGWVPGVDLKTPDAFDANPSQQGLRRCN
- the vgrG gene encoding type VI secretion system tip protein VgrG encodes the protein MANFGDVASIFGTIHEDFAFKLTVTDVDEALLRVASFRAVEELSAPFRYTVVVGTDPESTSKLEEALGRDATFVVEREGKPVRRVHGIVTDVSPDGAFIGQSQARVVLTLEPRLANLRYSGGFRIFQEKAVHEIVGELCQAEQIECLWYVHPVPQKRDYCTQLDESDLEFITRIASEEGMHYFFQHDEQKTKVVFVNEPKGYPEIEPDLSITFNETQGAVADEHVRNIQRGQRVRVGAFEHRDYDFLEPGKALVARAETKGQETTANSHRREWRDYPGRFTDKDGPGKSLAELRLDEARSDAAIVTGTAFSPRLVAGGTFSVSGHRDDGFNRALLLTRVEFDGAVQGALREAVSSRGSIGVTSFIAVPAEMPIHPQRVEKPPSRLQSARVVGPKDGEPFVDEHGRVKVQFFWDRDGQFNEKSSCWVRMMTPVAHADEGFWQAHKVGSEVVVGFIDDDIDRPMILGAVYNAAQPQTYPLPGQVAKSVWRTNSIPGNKGFNEITHDNSAGKEQIFVHAQRDLKEIVGHNHNTAVAANQSNSVGAHQSVSVGAAREVTVGANETTKIIGHRKETVDTGEDVTVTGNRDHTVKDGDDHLTVTTGNRTVDITAGNHTTNVKAGLTTLETKNWNAHATEKISLTGDQEIFVQQGGTKATFKGGNVTLEVAAETKVTHGGTTILIDNAGKVTITAAPELEVTCAGAQLLMAGGKVALTAPAEIKLAVGGSGITISPSSVSTLAATVKSTGMTLNEITGLLVKLN